A window from Cinclus cinclus chromosome 4, bCinCin1.1, whole genome shotgun sequence encodes these proteins:
- the LOC134043140 gene encoding tetraspanin-7-like, giving the protein MALLKLSLMAFSFVFWAAGLTMLIIGLWAKVSLGTYLALSASDYPSAPAILLATGVAVIIWGFLGCFGAATEHRGLLRAYSAFLAVVLAAGLAAGLSALLYRQTLAQGFRAGLRRALLAYGEDDGVADALDALQRGLSCCGVESYRDWLASPWGLEQNGSVPLSCCRARRGCQRSPPDASSLHRDGCFGRVSAFVGSNMFYVATAALGLALLQLVGIVLACLLAARVPAHLLGTTTPR; this is encoded by the coding sequence ATGGCCCTGCTCAAGCTGTCCCTCATGGCCTTCAGCTTCGTCTTCTGGGCAGCGGGGCTGACCATGCTCATCATCGGCCTCTGGGCCAAGGTGTCTCTGGGCACGTATTTGGCGCTCTCGGCCAGCGATTATCCCAGCGCCCCCGCCATCCTCTTGGCCACCGGCGTCGCTGTCATCATCTGGGGCTTCCTGGGATGCTTCGGCGCCGCTACGGAGCACCGGGGACTCCTGCGCGCCTACAGCGCCTTCCTGGCCGTCGTGCTGGCGGCCGGGCTGGCGGCCGGGCTCTCGGCGCTGCTGTACCGCCAGACCCTGGCGCAGGGCTTCCGGGCCGGGCTGCGCCGGGCGCTGCTGGCCTACGGGGAGGACGACGGGGTGGCGGACGCCCTGGACGCGCTGCAGCGCGGCTTGTCCTGCTGCGGTGTGGAGAGCTACCGCGACTGGCTGGCCTCGCCCTGGGGGCTGGAGCAGAACGGCTCGGTGCCCCTCAGCTGCTGCCGGGCCCGCCGCGGCTGCCAGCGCAGCCCGCCCGACGCGAGCAGCCTGCACCGCGACGGCTGCTTCGGCAGGGTGTCCGCCTTCGTCGGCAGCAACATGTTCTACGTTGCCACCGCTGCCCTGGGGCTGGCGCTGCTGCAGCTCGTCGGTATTGTGCTGGCCTGCCTGCTGGCTGCCCGCGTCCCTGCCCACCTGCTGGGCACCACCACCCCTCGCTGA